Proteins from a single region of Fusobacterium gonidiaformans ATCC 25563:
- a CDS encoding DUF1667 domain-containing protein: MKKEMICIVCPVGCHISVDTDTLEVTGNTCPRGEKYGKEELTNPKRVITSTVCIEGAEDRRCPVKTNDSIPKGLNFACMEELKKVILHSPVKRGDIVIANVLDTGVDVVATKDM, from the coding sequence ATGAAAAAGGAAATGATATGTATTGTATGCCCTGTGGGATGTCATATTAGTGTAGACACAGATACCTTAGAAGTAACTGGAAATACTTGTCCTAGAGGAGAAAAGTATGGAAAAGAAGAATTAACAAATCCTAAGAGAGTGATTACTTCGACAGTTTGCATTGAAGGGGCGGAAGATAGAAGATGTCCGGTAAAAACAAATGATTCCATTCCAAAAGGATTAAATTTTGCTTGTATGGAAGAATTGAAGAAAGTGATATTGCATTCTCCTGTAAAACGAGGGGACATTGTTATTGCAAATGTATTAGATACAGGAGTAGATGTAGTCGCAACGAAAGATATGTAA
- a CDS encoding OadG family protein, whose product MNSIIFGDRFVSFSDSLYITVVSMSIVFFALVLICFFVSCMKYIPQEKVVEKISTKKRETTKVVPQTMKEEKQEINYEDENIRLALMVASMEAAAEDENAYIKIRSIKEIV is encoded by the coding sequence ATGAATAGTATTATCTTTGGAGATCGATTTGTCAGCTTTTCAGACTCTTTATACATTACAGTAGTGAGTATGTCGATTGTATTTTTTGCTTTGGTATTGATTTGTTTCTTTGTATCTTGTATGAAATATATTCCACAAGAAAAAGTGGTAGAAAAAATTTCTACAAAGAAAAGGGAAACAACAAAAGTAGTTCCTCAGACAATGAAAGAGGAAAAACAAGAAATCAATTATGAAGATGAAAATATACGTCTAGCATTGATGGTAGCTTCTATGGAAGCTGCAGCGGAAGATGAAAATGCTTATATAAAAATTCGTTCCATTAAAGAAATTGTATAG
- a CDS encoding NAD(P)/FAD-dependent oxidoreductase, translated as MKYDLVVVGGGPGGLAAAIEAKKNGIESILVIERAKELGGILQQCIHNGFGLHEFKEELTGPEYAGRFIDQLLEMNIEYKLDTMVLDVTDKKEVHAINSKDGYMLIEAKAIVFSMGCRERTRGAISIPGDRPAGVFTAGAAQRYINMEGYMVGKRVVILGSGDIGLIMARRLTLEGAEVLAVAELMPFSGGLTRNIVQCLEDYNIPLYLSHTVIDIQGKDRVQKVILAKVDENRQPIPGTEIEYECDTLLLSVGLIPENDISRKTGVEMDRRTNGPIVNEMMETSVPGIFACGNVVHVHDLVDFVSGEARKAGKAAAKYIKGEVSEGEYIFLKNGNGISYTVPQKVRMVNVDNSLEVFMRVNRIFKDVKLEVKAGEEVLMSLKKNHMAPGEMERIMIPKAKLEVAQGKEIVVEVVEGRQIIACTSYDNCTEEAVGGAK; from the coding sequence ATGAAATATGATTTAGTAGTAGTTGGAGGAGGCCCTGGGGGGCTTGCTGCTGCCATAGAAGCAAAGAAAAATGGAATTGAAAGTATTTTAGTAATTGAAAGAGCAAAAGAATTAGGTGGAATTTTACAACAATGTATTCACAACGGTTTTGGTTTACATGAATTCAAAGAAGAATTGACAGGACCTGAATATGCAGGAAGATTTATTGATCAATTACTAGAAATGAATATTGAATATAAATTAGATACTATGGTGTTGGATGTAACCGATAAAAAAGAAGTTCATGCCATTAATAGTAAAGATGGATACATGTTAATTGAAGCCAAAGCAATTGTTTTTTCTATGGGATGTAGAGAAAGAACAAGAGGGGCAATTTCCATACCAGGAGATAGACCAGCGGGAGTCTTTACTGCAGGAGCTGCTCAAAGATATATCAATATGGAAGGGTATATGGTTGGAAAACGGGTTGTTATTTTAGGATCTGGAGACATTGGACTTATTATGGCAAGACGTTTAACTTTAGAAGGAGCAGAAGTATTAGCAGTCGCAGAATTGATGCCTTTCTCCGGAGGATTAACAAGAAATATCGTACAATGTTTGGAAGATTATAACATTCCATTGTATTTAAGCCATACTGTAATTGATATACAAGGAAAAGATAGAGTTCAAAAGGTTATTTTGGCAAAAGTAGATGAAAATAGACAGCCAATTCCAGGAACAGAGATTGAATATGAATGTGATACTTTGTTACTTTCTGTTGGATTGATTCCTGAAAATGATATTTCTCGAAAAACCGGAGTTGAAATGGATCGAAGAACAAATGGACCTATTGTCAACGAAATGATGGAAACAAGTGTTCCGGGAATTTTTGCTTGTGGAAATGTAGTTCATGTACATGATTTAGTAGATTTTGTAAGTGGAGAAGCAAGAAAAGCAGGAAAAGCAGCTGCAAAATATATCAAAGGAGAAGTTTCTGAAGGAGAGTATATTTTCTTAAAAAATGGAAACGGAATTTCTTATACTGTTCCTCAAAAAGTAAGAATGGTAAATGTGGATAATTCTTTAGAAGTTTTCATGAGAGTGAACCGAATTTTTAAAGATGTAAAACTAGAAGTAAAGGCAGGAGAAGAAGTGTTAATGTCCTTGAAGAAAAATCATATGGCTCCTGGGGAAATGGAAAGAATTATGATTCCGAAAGCGAAATTGGAAGTAGCTCAAGGAAAAGAAATTGTGGTAGAAGTAGTAGAAGGAAGACAAATTATTGCTTGCACAAGTTATGATAATTGTACAGAAGAAGCAGTTGGAGGTGCAAAATAA
- a CDS encoding biotin/lipoyl-containing protein, with product MIKVYKLKIGEKVYEVELESITEKEGTIAETTPSQKKVEITATEGTSVEAPMQGVIVDVVVSVGDQVAAGDELVVLEAMKMENAIVAPVAGRVANIYVSKGENVDNGKLLITLA from the coding sequence ATGATTAAAGTTTATAAATTAAAAATTGGAGAAAAAGTATATGAGGTAGAGTTAGAATCTATCACAGAAAAAGAGGGAACAATTGCGGAAACGACACCTAGTCAAAAGAAAGTAGAAATAACTGCAACGGAAGGAACTTCAGTAGAAGCACCTATGCAAGGTGTTATTGTAGATGTTGTGGTATCAGTAGGAGATCAAGTAGCAGCAGGAGATGAATTAGTTGTTTTAGAAGCAATGAAAATGGAAAATGCAATTGTAGCACCGGTGGCAGGAAGAGTAGCAAATATCTATGTATCTAAAGGAGAAAATGTAGACAACGGAAAATTATTGATTACTTTAGCATAG
- a CDS encoding aldolase/citrate lyase family protein: MKLRRSMLFVPATKPGTMRDAYVYKPDSVMFDLEDSVAITEKDSARILLFNMLKKFGPFYKEMGIETVVRINALDTEFGVEDLEAVVRAGIEVVRIPKTDTPEDVREVEAHIERIEKEAGIPVGTTKMMVAIESPLGALNALEIAKSSPRLIGMAIGGEDYVTNLKTTRSPEGIEMLMGRAMVVMAARSAGIAALDSVYSDIDNHEGFIKEATMIKQMGFDGKSLIHPTQIELIHKVYTPDEKSLKKSIKIMKATEQALKEGKGVFTVDGKMIDKPIIERAQHVLNLAKAAGLRWEEEDV, translated from the coding sequence ATGAAACTAAGAAGATCGATGTTATTCGTTCCGGCAACAAAACCAGGAACAATGAGAGATGCTTATGTGTATAAGCCAGATTCAGTGATGTTTGACTTAGAAGATTCTGTAGCAATCACAGAAAAAGATTCTGCAAGAATTTTATTATTTAATATGTTGAAAAAGTTTGGACCATTCTATAAAGAAATGGGAATTGAAACAGTGGTAAGAATCAATGCTTTGGACACAGAGTTTGGAGTAGAAGATTTGGAAGCTGTTGTAAGAGCAGGAATTGAAGTAGTAAGAATTCCAAAAACAGATACTCCAGAAGATGTAAGAGAAGTAGAAGCCCATATTGAAAGAATTGAAAAAGAAGCAGGAATTCCGGTAGGAACTACAAAAATGATGGTAGCGATTGAAAGTCCATTGGGAGCATTGAATGCTTTGGAAATTGCAAAATCATCTCCAAGATTGATTGGAATGGCAATTGGTGGAGAAGACTATGTAACAAACTTAAAAACAACAAGATCTCCGGAAGGAATAGAAATGTTGATGGGAAGAGCGATGGTAGTTATGGCAGCAAGATCAGCAGGGATTGCAGCTTTAGACTCTGTGTATTCTGATATTGACAATCATGAAGGATTTATCAAAGAAGCAACTATGATTAAACAAATGGGATTTGATGGAAAATCACTAATTCATCCTACTCAAATCGAGTTAATCCATAAAGTATACACTCCTGATGAAAAATCATTAAAGAAATCTATAAAAATTATGAAGGCAACAGAACAAGCTTTAAAAGAAGGAAAAGGAGTTTTTACAGTTGATGGAAAAATGATTGATAAGCCTATTATCGAAAGAGCACAACATGTATTAAACTTAGCAAAAGCAGCAGGATTAAGATGGGAAGAGGAGGATGTATAA
- a CDS encoding ecotin family protein: MKKILLFLVLALSFSMFAFGENMELDIYPKAKKGMKQEIFILDKQEKEEDYKIELRFGKDIKVDCNVHSFLHGNLEEKSVEGWSYPYYIFQGSNDMVQTLMLCQEGKKLKRVYYPSATRILPYNSKLPVVIYVPKDVKVEVHIWKRSGVKEASR; the protein is encoded by the coding sequence ATGAAAAAAATATTGTTATTTCTTGTTTTAGCATTATCATTTTCTATGTTTGCATTTGGAGAAAATATGGAATTGGATATCTATCCGAAAGCAAAAAAAGGAATGAAACAAGAAATTTTTATCTTGGATAAACAAGAAAAAGAAGAAGATTATAAGATAGAATTACGATTTGGTAAAGATATCAAAGTGGATTGTAACGTTCATTCCTTCTTACATGGAAATTTAGAGGAAAAGAGTGTGGAAGGTTGGTCTTATCCTTATTACATTTTTCAAGGTAGCAATGATATGGTACAAACTTTAATGTTGTGTCAAGAAGGCAAAAAGCTAAAAAGGGTTTATTACCCAAGTGCTACAAGAATATTGCCTTACAACTCAAAATTACCAGTTGTTATCTATGTTCCAAAAGATGTAAAAGTGGAAGTTCATATTTGGAAGCGTAGCGGAGTCAAAGAAGCTTCTCGCTAG
- a CDS encoding sodium ion-translocating decarboxylase subunit beta, protein MELLYTLYQTTGLSMLTVNKSIMILVALCLLYLAIKKGYEPYLLLPISFGMLLVNLPGVPNEGLMDEGGLLYWLYKGVKLGIYPPMIFLAIGASTDFGPLIANPKSLLLGAAAQLGIFAAFIGSILLGLSGKVAASIGIIGGADGPTAIYLTSKLAPDMLGPIAVAAYSYMALVPVIQPPIIRLLTTKKEREIKMVQLRQVTKREKIIFPILVTIIVILLIPSSAPLVGMLMLGNLMKESGLVPNLVEHAKGAMMYVITICLGTTVGATTNAETFLTLTTIKIVLLGLFAFGFGTAGGVIFGKIMCKLSGGKINPMIGAAGVSAVPMAARVVQKVGQKENPSNFLLMHAMGPNVAGVIGSAVAAGVLLAVFK, encoded by the coding sequence ATGGAATTACTTTATACTTTATATCAGACAACGGGTCTATCTATGTTGACAGTCAATAAATCGATTATGATTTTGGTTGCTCTATGTTTATTATACTTAGCGATAAAAAAAGGATATGAACCATACTTACTATTACCTATTTCTTTTGGAATGTTACTAGTCAATTTACCTGGAGTGCCAAATGAAGGATTGATGGATGAAGGCGGTTTACTATATTGGTTATACAAGGGAGTCAAATTAGGAATTTACCCTCCTATGATTTTCTTAGCCATTGGAGCAAGTACTGATTTTGGACCTTTGATTGCAAATCCTAAAAGCTTATTGTTAGGAGCAGCAGCTCAACTAGGAATTTTTGCTGCCTTTATTGGTTCTATTTTACTGGGACTTTCTGGAAAAGTAGCAGCTTCTATAGGAATTATTGGAGGAGCAGATGGTCCTACTGCCATTTATTTAACTTCTAAGTTAGCACCGGATATGTTGGGACCTATTGCCGTAGCAGCCTATTCTTATATGGCTTTAGTTCCGGTAATTCAACCACCAATTATTCGATTGTTAACAACAAAAAAAGAACGAGAAATCAAAATGGTTCAACTGCGACAGGTAACAAAACGAGAAAAAATTATATTCCCAATTTTAGTTACTATCATTGTTATTTTACTAATTCCTTCCTCTGCTCCTTTGGTAGGAATGTTGATGTTAGGGAATTTGATGAAAGAATCAGGATTGGTTCCAAACTTAGTAGAACATGCTAAGGGAGCGATGATGTATGTAATTACTATTTGTTTAGGAACTACGGTAGGAGCGACAACGAATGCAGAAACTTTTTTAACTTTAACAACGATTAAAATTGTATTGTTAGGATTGTTTGCTTTTGGATTTGGAACTGCCGGAGGAGTTATTTTTGGAAAAATTATGTGTAAGCTAAGTGGAGGAAAAATCAATCCTATGATAGGGGCAGCAGGAGTAAGTGCTGTACCTATGGCAGCTAGAGTAGTACAAAAAGTAGGACAAAAAGAAAACCCAAGTAATTTTTTACTGATGCATGCAATGGGACCCAATGTGGCAGGAGTTATTGGTTCCGCAGTAGCAGCAGGAGTATTGTTAGCAGTATTTAAATAG
- the citD gene encoding citrate lyase acyl carrier protein encodes MELKVAAVAGTTDKNDIFISIEPSSQGIEISLKSKVMEQFGDNIRETIENTLKDMGISSAKIEAEDNGAVEVVIMSRVQTAVMRSAQSTKYIWK; translated from the coding sequence ATGGAATTGAAAGTAGCTGCAGTAGCAGGAACTACAGACAAAAATGATATTTTCATTTCGATTGAACCGTCAAGTCAAGGAATTGAAATTTCATTAAAAAGTAAAGTAATGGAACAATTTGGAGATAACATTCGAGAAACGATTGAAAATACATTAAAAGATATGGGAATTTCCTCTGCAAAAATTGAGGCAGAAGACAATGGAGCTGTGGAAGTTGTCATTATGAGTAGAGTACAAACAGCAGTCATGAGAAGTGCTCAAAGTACAAAATACATTTGGAAGTAG
- a CDS encoding NAD(P)/FAD-dependent oxidoreductase, with amino-acid sequence MVDVAIIGTGIMGSSLAYELAKYQVSILLLDKEHDVSNGTTKANSAIVHAGYDAKEGSLMAKYNVWGNALYENLCKEVDAPYKRTGSYVLAFSEADRKHLEMLYQRGLANGVPDMKILERDEVLAKEPNITTEVVAALYAGTAGITGPWELAIKLVENAMENGADLMLDAEVTKIEKMDGYYRITTKDGKKVEAKTVVNAAGVYADKINNMVSSDSFKIIPRKGEYYILDKVQGNLTNSVIFQCPNEMGKGILVAQTVHGNIIVGPTALDVNDKEDVSNTLGGFESIRKAASKSIKDINYRDNIRNFAGLRAEADTGDFILGESKDAKGFFNMAGTKSPGLTSAPAMALDLSKMILEYLGKVEKKAEHIKNKKHPHFMDLSPEEKAALIAKDSRYGRIICRCENITEGEIVDTIHRKAGGRTIDGIKRRCRPGAGRCQGGFCGPRVLEILARELEVKPDEIVQDKKTGYILTGETKR; translated from the coding sequence ATGGTTGATGTAGCAATTATTGGAACAGGAATCATGGGTTCAAGTTTAGCCTATGAATTGGCAAAATATCAAGTAAGTATTTTATTGCTTGATAAAGAACACGATGTTTCCAATGGAACGACAAAGGCAAATTCAGCAATTGTTCATGCTGGATATGATGCAAAAGAAGGAAGCTTGATGGCAAAGTATAATGTGTGGGGAAATGCTTTGTATGAAAATCTTTGTAAGGAAGTTGACGCTCCTTATAAAAGAACAGGTTCTTATGTGTTAGCTTTTTCAGAAGCAGATAGAAAACATCTAGAAATGTTATATCAAAGAGGACTTGCCAATGGAGTTCCGGATATGAAAATTTTGGAAAGAGATGAAGTATTGGCAAAAGAACCAAATATTACAACAGAAGTAGTAGCAGCTCTATATGCAGGAACAGCTGGAATCACAGGACCATGGGAATTAGCTATTAAATTAGTAGAAAATGCAATGGAAAATGGTGCTGATTTGATGCTAGATGCTGAAGTAACTAAAATTGAAAAAATGGATGGATATTATCGAATTACCACGAAAGATGGAAAAAAAGTAGAAGCAAAAACAGTCGTTAATGCGGCAGGAGTATATGCAGATAAGATTAACAATATGGTAAGTTCGGACTCTTTTAAAATTATTCCAAGAAAAGGGGAATATTATATTTTAGATAAAGTACAAGGAAATTTAACGAATAGCGTTATTTTCCAATGTCCAAATGAAATGGGAAAAGGAATTTTAGTGGCTCAAACAGTACATGGAAATATTATTGTAGGACCAACAGCCTTAGATGTCAATGATAAAGAAGACGTTTCGAATACTTTAGGTGGATTTGAAAGTATCCGAAAAGCAGCAAGTAAAAGTATTAAAGATATTAACTATCGAGATAATATTAGAAATTTTGCAGGACTTCGAGCGGAAGCAGATACTGGAGATTTTATTCTAGGAGAAAGCAAAGATGCGAAAGGATTCTTTAACATGGCAGGGACAAAATCGCCAGGATTAACTTCAGCACCTGCGATGGCTTTAGATTTATCAAAGATGATTTTAGAATATTTAGGAAAAGTAGAAAAGAAAGCAGAGCATATTAAAAATAAAAAACATCCACATTTTATGGATTTAAGTCCTGAAGAAAAAGCAGCTCTTATCGCAAAAGACTCTAGATATGGAAGAATTATTTGTCGATGTGAAAATATCACGGAAGGTGAAATTGTAGATACTATCCATAGAAAAGCTGGGGGAAGAACTATAGATGGTATTAAAAGAAGATGTCGACCAGGAGCAGGAAGATGCCAAGGTGGATTCTGTGGACCAAGAGTATTAGAAATTTTAGCAAGAGAATTAGAAGTAAAACCGGATGAAATTGTACAAGACAAGAAAACCGGATATATTTTAACAGGGGAAACAAAAAGATAG
- a CDS encoding oxaloacetate decarboxylase subunit alpha, translating to MKKVKVMETCLRDGHQSLMATRLKTEEMLPIIETMDKAGYYSMEMWGGATFDAAIRFLNEDPWERLREIKKRAKNTKLQMLLRGQNLLGYRHYADDVVDKFIEKAIGNGIDVIRIFDALNDVRNLKQACESTKKYGAHAQLAMSYTISPVHTVEYYKNLALEMEAMGADSIAIKDMSGILLPEVAYELVKELKSVLKVPLELHTHATAGLASMTYVKAIEAGVDIVDTAISPFSGGTSQPATESLVRALAGAERETELNLDILKEVAEYFKPIRNKYVAEGILNPQALMTEPSIVEYQLPGGMLSNMLSQLKAQKAEHRYEEVLREIPRVREDLGYPPLVTPLSQMVGTQAVFNVISGQRYKMVPKEIKDYVKGLYGKSPVAVSEEIKEKIIGNEKVFTGRPADLLEAEYEKLKEESKEFTKSEEDVLMYAMFPQVAQTYLEKKYHSAKQEERKEQYIHIVF from the coding sequence ATGAAGAAAGTAAAAGTTATGGAAACCTGTTTGCGAGATGGTCATCAATCTTTGATGGCCACTCGTTTAAAAACAGAAGAAATGTTGCCTATCATTGAAACGATGGATAAAGCTGGATATTATTCCATGGAGATGTGGGGAGGAGCAACTTTTGATGCAGCTATTCGTTTTTTAAATGAAGATCCTTGGGAAAGACTTCGAGAAATCAAGAAGCGAGCTAAAAACACAAAGTTGCAAATGTTATTGAGAGGACAAAATTTATTAGGATATCGTCATTATGCTGATGATGTTGTAGATAAGTTTATTGAAAAAGCAATTGGGAACGGAATTGATGTGATAAGAATTTTTGACGCTTTGAATGATGTCAGAAATTTAAAGCAGGCTTGTGAATCTACTAAAAAATATGGTGCTCATGCACAGTTAGCAATGTCCTATACGATTAGTCCGGTTCATACAGTAGAATATTATAAAAATTTAGCCTTGGAAATGGAAGCGATGGGAGCTGATTCCATTGCTATTAAAGATATGTCAGGAATTTTACTTCCTGAAGTAGCCTATGAGTTAGTAAAAGAATTAAAGTCTGTATTGAAAGTTCCATTGGAACTTCATACACATGCAACAGCCGGTTTAGCAAGTATGACTTATGTAAAAGCCATAGAAGCAGGTGTTGACATTGTGGATACAGCAATTTCTCCATTTTCAGGGGGAACTTCTCAACCGGCAACAGAAAGCTTAGTAAGAGCTTTGGCCGGAGCAGAAAGAGAAACAGAATTAAATTTAGATATTTTAAAAGAAGTGGCAGAATATTTTAAGCCAATTCGAAATAAATATGTAGCAGAGGGAATTTTAAATCCACAAGCTTTGATGACAGAGCCAAGTATTGTAGAATATCAATTACCTGGTGGAATGCTTTCGAATATGCTTTCTCAACTAAAAGCACAGAAAGCGGAACATCGTTATGAAGAAGTTTTAAGAGAAATACCACGAGTAAGGGAAGATTTAGGTTACCCTCCTTTGGTAACTCCTTTGAGCCAAATGGTTGGAACACAAGCAGTTTTCAACGTTATTTCAGGGCAACGTTATAAAATGGTTCCGAAAGAAATTAAAGATTATGTAAAGGGATTATATGGAAAATCTCCTGTAGCAGTTTCTGAAGAAATTAAAGAAAAAATTATTGGAAATGAAAAAGTTTTTACAGGAAGACCAGCGGATTTATTGGAAGCGGAATATGAGAAATTAAAAGAAGAGTCTAAGGAATTTACAAAGTCAGAAGAAGATGTTTTGATGTATGCAATGTTCCCACAAGTCGCTCAAACTTATTTAGAGAAAAAGTATCATTCTGCAAAACAAGAAGAAAGAAAAGAACAATATATCCATATTGTATTTTAG
- a CDS encoding 2-hydroxycarboxylate transporter family protein, giving the protein MAKKNFRELFDIREFKWGGVNFPIFLCMLALTMVVVYVPFGGEKAGFLRPNFLTIFALLGVFGLLFGEIGDRIPFWDEYIGGGTVLVFFSAAVFGTYKFVPEPVVSAIKIFYGKQPVNFLEMFIPALIVGSVLTVDRRTLIKSMSGYIPLIVVGVLGASLCGIAAGLLFGKAPLDIMMNYVLPIMGGGTGAGAIPMSEMWSSKTGRPASEWFAFAISILTIANIIAILAGAFLKKLGENNPSLTGNGDLVIDDSKEVVKDKEVEVKAELVDTAAAFMMTGILFTAAHILGEVWETLGFPFEIHRLAFLIILTMVLNIAGVVPDRLKAGAKRMQTFFSKHTIWILMAAVGFTTDVNEIINALSLANLVIAFAIVIGAVVFIMLLSKKMKFYPVEAAITAGLCMANRGGAGDVAVLGAADRMELMSFAQISSRIGGAMMLILGSIIFGIFA; this is encoded by the coding sequence ATGGCGAAAAAGAATTTCAGAGAGTTATTTGATATTCGGGAATTTAAATGGGGAGGAGTGAATTTTCCTATTTTTTTATGCATGTTAGCTTTAACAATGGTTGTAGTTTATGTTCCTTTTGGAGGAGAAAAAGCAGGTTTTTTGCGTCCTAACTTCTTAACTATCTTTGCATTGTTAGGAGTTTTCGGTTTGCTATTTGGAGAAATTGGAGATAGAATTCCTTTTTGGGACGAATACATTGGTGGAGGAACTGTACTAGTATTTTTTTCTGCAGCCGTTTTTGGAACTTATAAATTTGTACCAGAACCAGTAGTAAGTGCTATTAAAATTTTTTATGGAAAACAACCGGTAAATTTTTTAGAAATGTTTATTCCGGCCTTAATTGTGGGTTCTGTATTAACTGTGGACAGAAGAACTTTAATTAAGTCTATGAGCGGATATATTCCTTTGATTGTAGTAGGAGTATTAGGAGCAAGTCTTTGTGGGATTGCAGCAGGATTATTATTTGGAAAAGCTCCGCTTGATATTATGATGAACTATGTATTACCAATTATGGGTGGAGGAACAGGAGCTGGAGCCATTCCTATGTCAGAAATGTGGTCTTCAAAGACAGGTAGACCTGCAAGTGAATGGTTTGCTTTTGCAATTTCCATCTTAACGATTGCAAATATTATCGCTATCTTAGCTGGAGCTTTCTTGAAAAAATTAGGAGAAAATAATCCATCTTTAACAGGAAATGGAGACTTAGTTATTGATGATTCCAAAGAGGTAGTAAAAGATAAAGAAGTAGAAGTAAAAGCAGAGTTGGTAGATACTGCAGCAGCTTTTATGATGACAGGAATTTTGTTTACGGCTGCTCATATTTTAGGAGAAGTTTGGGAAACTTTAGGATTTCCTTTTGAAATTCATAGATTAGCTTTCTTAATTATTTTAACAATGGTTTTGAATATTGCAGGGGTTGTTCCAGATAGATTGAAGGCAGGAGCAAAGAGAATGCAAACTTTCTTTTCAAAGCATACAATTTGGATTCTGATGGCAGCAGTAGGATTTACAACAGATGTCAATGAAATTATCAATGCTTTGTCATTAGCAAATCTTGTTATTGCTTTTGCCATTGTAATCGGAGCTGTTGTTTTCATTATGCTATTATCGAAAAAAATGAAGTTCTACCCAGTAGAAGCTGCTATTACAGCAGGGCTTTGTATGGCAAATAGAGGTGGAGCAGGAGACGTTGCGGTATTAGGAGCTGCAGATAGAATGGAATTGATGTCGTTTGCACAAATTTCTTCTCGTATTGGAGGAGCAATGATGTTGATTTTAGGTTCTATTATTTTTGGAATCTTTGCTTAG
- a CDS encoding GntR family transcriptional regulator, protein MIIKQKSIREQVYESLKEAIVNGEIESGEKIIELEYAEKFGVSRTPLREALRMLELEGLVSSAEKGGVTVNYISKEDIEEIYKIRVALESIVLKEIIEKDKGCLKPLHSILRETKFALDENMESGKLIKIFQKFNHELYEVAKLKQVSKLINNLNEYTKRFRVLCLKDEIRLEEAFIEHCKLVEALENKDLEEALKINDKHLYKSMELVLNKMPDTK, encoded by the coding sequence ATGATCATTAAGCAAAAATCCATTCGAGAACAAGTGTATGAGAGCTTGAAAGAAGCCATTGTAAATGGAGAGATAGAATCGGGGGAGAAAATTATAGAGCTAGAGTATGCAGAAAAATTTGGAGTAAGCCGAACTCCGCTTCGAGAAGCTCTTAGAATGTTAGAATTAGAAGGATTGGTTAGTAGTGCCGAAAAAGGCGGAGTTACTGTTAATTATATTTCGAAAGAAGATATTGAAGAAATTTATAAAATTCGAGTAGCTTTAGAAAGTATTGTGTTAAAAGAAATTATAGAAAAAGATAAGGGATGCTTGAAACCGCTACATTCTATCTTAAGAGAAACAAAATTTGCTTTGGACGAAAATATGGAATCTGGAAAATTAATAAAAATTTTCCAAAAGTTTAATCATGAATTATATGAAGTAGCGAAATTAAAGCAAGTATCAAAGCTTATCAATAATTTAAATGAATATACAAAGCGTTTTCGTGTTTTGTGTTTAAAAGATGAGATTCGTTTAGAAGAAGCCTTCATAGAACATTGCAAATTAGTAGAAGCCTTAGAAAATAAAGATTTAGAAGAGGCTTTAAAAATCAATGATAAGCATCTATACAAATCTATGGAATTAGTTTTGAATAAGATGCCAGATACAAAATAA